The Claveliimonas bilis genome window below encodes:
- the sigH gene encoding RNA polymerase sporulation sigma factor SigH: MSRYETMTDEQLIRRLRGGDRAIIDYLMEKYKGMVRKEAKAMYLLGGESDDLIQEGMIGLFKAVQNYDADQESSFYSFAKLCVTRQLYSAIEASRRKKHIPLNSYVSLYENENDEENTNLLDTIEAGKESNPEQAFLSKENARRLEKELGENLSDLEKRVLYLHLLGTDYRTIAELLDKSPKTVDNAIQRIKAKTEKILLKEED; this comes from the coding sequence ATGTCAAGATATGAGACGATGACCGACGAGCAGCTGATTCGTCGGCTGCGAGGCGGCGACAGAGCCATCATAGATTATCTGATGGAAAAATATAAAGGAATGGTCCGCAAGGAGGCCAAGGCAATGTATCTTCTTGGGGGAGAGAGTGACGACCTTATCCAGGAAGGGATGATCGGCCTTTTTAAAGCGGTTCAGAATTACGATGCAGATCAGGAGTCGTCCTTTTACAGTTTTGCTAAACTGTGTGTGACAAGGCAGCTTTACAGTGCGATCGAGGCGTCCCGCCGGAAAAAGCATATTCCTCTTAATTCCTATGTGTCTCTCTACGAAAATGAAAACGACGAGGAGAATACCAATCTTCTTGATACAATAGAGGCCGGGAAGGAAAGTAATCCGGAGCAGGCGTTTTTGAGTAAAGAAAATGCCCGGAGGTTGGAAAAAGAGTTGGGAGAAAATCTAAGTGATCTGGAGAAACGTGTATTGTATCTCCACCTTCTTGGGACGGATTACCGGACAATTGCGGAGCTGCTGGATAAAAGTCCGAAGACAGTAGATAATGCCATTCAGAGAATCAAAGCAAAAACAGAAAAGATTCTTTTGAAAGAAGAGGATTGA
- a CDS encoding Mini-ribonuclease 3 produces MEKSLEDRNEWEFDSCMREMFKMRDVDVREYSPLTLAYIGDAIYDLIIKSLMINEGNQPVQKLHKRTSSYVQASAQSRMMRKIQEYLTEEEHGIYKRGRNAKSVSPAKNQSVTDYRRATGFEALLGYLYLKKEWKRMLELVKIGLDDIASRESRDL; encoded by the coding sequence ATGGAAAAGAGCTTAGAAGATCGTAACGAGTGGGAATTTGATTCCTGTATGAGAGAAATGTTCAAGATGAGGGATGTGGATGTGCGGGAATATTCCCCCCTCACTCTCGCCTATATCGGGGATGCGATATATGATCTGATCATAAAAAGCCTTATGATAAATGAGGGGAATCAGCCTGTTCAGAAGCTTCACAAAAGAACCAGCTCTTATGTTCAGGCATCGGCGCAGTCCAGAATGATGCGGAAGATTCAGGAATATCTGACAGAAGAAGAGCACGGAATTTACAAAAGGGGCAGAAATGCAAAAAGCGTATCCCCTGCAAAGAACCAGTCCGTGACAGATTACAGACGGGCGACAGGATTTGAAGCTTTGCTTGGCTATCTTTACCTGAAAAAAGAGTGGAAGCGAATGCTGGAGCTGGTGAAGATCGGTCTGGATGATATAGCCTCCCGGGAGTCCCGGGATCTGTAG
- a CDS encoding GNAT family N-acetyltransferase, whose amino-acid sequence MEIRKLDPTEHSATRSLYEEVFSEDSESFVNYYYTEKTKDNIIYAVTEDGEIRSMIHLNPYDVMVNKKEEKLHYIVAVATQEPYRKRGYMAALLKESLQAMYRQGEPFTYLMPASEKIYYPHDFRTVYEQTTKYWEPSEKKADIRERRAVPKDAASMARMATAALEGNFDVYAKREEEYYVRLMKEYESDGGCLMIGEKDGEILWCCPRVSEIPKERPKIMVRLVGVRRMLLLLDLNYLTAVCFHVTDPLIEENNRCFLITGTEASGVMLMEGKEENSEGTLTVGALARLIFGAASVEEIAEEKGVKMSDRMKNELKKIVPLSRIFLNEVV is encoded by the coding sequence ATGGAAATCAGAAAATTGGATCCGACAGAGCATTCTGCTACAAGATCCCTGTATGAGGAGGTTTTTTCAGAGGACAGCGAAAGCTTTGTAAATTATTACTATACAGAAAAGACGAAAGATAACATTATTTATGCAGTGACAGAAGATGGGGAAATTCGTTCCATGATTCATCTGAATCCCTATGATGTCATGGTAAACAAAAAAGAGGAAAAGCTGCATTATATTGTGGCCGTGGCAACTCAGGAACCTTACCGGAAGAGGGGGTATATGGCTGCGCTTTTAAAAGAGTCTCTTCAGGCAATGTACCGCCAGGGAGAGCCCTTTACCTATCTGATGCCGGCATCGGAAAAGATTTATTACCCCCACGATTTCCGTACGGTTTATGAACAGACAACAAAATACTGGGAACCGTCAGAGAAGAAGGCGGATATCCGGGAGAGACGGGCAGTGCCTAAGGACGCTGCTTCTATGGCCCGAATGGCAACGGCTGCCCTGGAAGGAAATTTTGATGTCTATGCAAAACGGGAAGAAGAGTATTATGTCCGTCTTATGAAAGAGTACGAAAGCGACGGCGGCTGTCTGATGATCGGTGAAAAGGACGGGGAGATTTTGTGGTGCTGCCCCCGTGTTTCGGAGATTCCCAAGGAAAGACCCAAGATTATGGTGCGGCTTGTGGGCGTCAGAAGGATGCTGCTTCTGCTCGATTTGAACTATCTGACAGCAGTCTGTTTTCATGTGACGGACCCTCTGATCGAAGAGAACAACCGGTGTTTCCTTATTACCGGCACGGAAGCTTCCGGTGTTATGCTCATGGAGGGGAAAGAGGAGAACAGCGAAGGTACGCTTACGGTCGGAGCCCTGGCAAGGCTGATCTTCGGAGCGGCCTCAGTGGAGGAGATTGCAGAAGAAAAAGGCGTAAAAATGTCAGACAGGATGAAAAATGAGCTGAAGAAAATCGTACCTTTGTCCCGGATTTTTCTGAATGAGGTTGTATAA
- a CDS encoding IS1182 family transposase, with product MMTRDANKKREQMMMFSMDDMVPKDHMLRKIDRAINWNFIYDLVEDKYCADNGRPSMDPVMLIKIPFIQYLYGIKSMRQTIKEIEVNVAYRWFLGLDMLDPVPHFSTFGKNYTRRFKDTDLFEQIFSHILEQCMKFHLVDPSTVFVDSTHVKACANSKKMRKRIASQEALWYEEELKKEINEDRKKHGKKPLKEKKDDSNTPPAAGGGTSGESGSSEEIPEGAKTQKCSTSDPESGWFRKGEHKHVFAYSIETACDKHGWILGYTVHPGNEHDSRTWKPLYDKIKDLDMERMVLDAGYKTPAIARELLKDGIDPLFPYKRPMTKEGFFKKYEYVYDEYYDCYICPADQILTYRTTNREGYKEYKSDKSICKNCPYLSKCTESKEHEKTISRHIWEEYLETSEDIRYTLGNKEIYMLRKETIERLFGSAKEQHGFRYTQYIGNARMRMKAGLTFACMNLKKLAKILDVRGRQDKKSGFFFILYKKIWELAFWQKEWCWSPSSSTNFVYSLKELLNIRSSFLLSSQRFCDFPPSAHQSAALLFHMKNIPRLPVYGQ from the coding sequence ATGATGACAAGAGATGCCAATAAAAAAAGAGAACAAATGATGATGTTCAGCATGGATGACATGGTACCAAAGGATCACATGCTCCGAAAGATTGACCGGGCAATCAACTGGAACTTTATTTACGATCTTGTAGAAGACAAGTATTGTGCAGATAACGGTAGACCCAGCATGGATCCGGTGATGCTGATCAAAATCCCTTTTATCCAGTATCTCTATGGGATTAAAAGTATGCGCCAGACAATAAAAGAAATTGAAGTGAATGTAGCTTATCGCTGGTTTCTCGGTCTGGACATGCTGGATCCGGTTCCTCACTTTTCTACTTTTGGAAAAAACTATACCCGCCGTTTTAAGGATACGGATCTGTTTGAACAGATTTTTTCCCATATCCTGGAACAATGCATGAAATTCCATCTGGTAGATCCCTCCACTGTGTTTGTGGATTCTACCCATGTAAAAGCCTGTGCGAACAGCAAAAAAATGAGAAAGAGGATCGCATCTCAAGAGGCATTATGGTATGAGGAAGAGTTGAAAAAGGAAATCAATGAAGACCGCAAAAAACATGGAAAGAAGCCTTTAAAAGAAAAGAAGGATGATTCAAATACACCTCCAGCAGCGGGCGGCGGCACTTCTGGTGAAAGCGGTTCTTCAGAGGAAATCCCGGAAGGAGCCAAGACGCAAAAATGCAGTACTTCAGATCCGGAGAGCGGCTGGTTCCGAAAAGGTGAACATAAACATGTTTTTGCATACAGCATAGAGACAGCATGTGACAAACATGGATGGATCTTGGGCTATACGGTGCATCCGGGGAATGAACATGACAGCAGGACATGGAAACCTTTGTATGACAAAATAAAGGATCTGGATATGGAGAGGATGGTATTGGATGCTGGATATAAGACTCCGGCAATTGCCAGAGAATTGTTAAAAGACGGGATAGATCCTCTGTTTCCGTATAAAAGGCCCATGACAAAAGAAGGATTCTTTAAGAAATACGAGTATGTCTATGATGAGTACTATGACTGCTATATCTGTCCGGCAGATCAGATCCTTACTTATCGGACAACGAACCGGGAGGGTTACAAAGAATACAAGAGCGATAAAAGTATCTGTAAAAACTGTCCTTACCTTTCCAAATGTACAGAAAGCAAAGAGCATGAAAAAACGATCTCCCGCCACATTTGGGAAGAGTATCTGGAAACCAGTGAGGATATTCGTTATACTCTCGGGAACAAAGAGATTTATATGTTAAGAAAAGAAACCATTGAAAGATTGTTCGGAAGTGCAAAAGAACAGCATGGATTTCGATACACACAATATATCGGGAACGCCCGGATGAGAATGAAAGCCGGGCTGACCTTTGCGTGCATGAATCTGAAAAAGCTGGCAAAGATTCTGGATGTAAGGGGAAGGCAGGACAAAAAATCAGGATTCTTTTTTATCCTTTATAAAAAAATATGGGAGTTGGCATTTTGGCAAAAAGAGTGGTGCTGGAGCCCTAGCTCCAGCACCAACTTTGTCTACAGTCTGAAAGAACTCCTGAATATCAGGAGTTCTTTTTTACTATCATCTCAACGATTCTGTGATTTTCCACCTTCAGCACATCAATCTGCAGCTCTTCTGTTTCACATGAAAAACATTCCCCGTCTTCCGGTATACGGTCAATGA
- a CDS encoding glutamine--tRNA ligase/YqeY domain fusion protein, producing MGEEVVSKNFIEQEIDKDLAEGVYQNVCTRFPPEPNGYLHIGHAKSILLNYGLAKKYNGTFHLRFDDTNPTKEDMEFVESIKKDVEWLGADFGDHLYYASDYFDIMYKCAVKLIKKGKAYVCDLSPEEIREYRGTLTEPGKNSPYRERSAEENLALFEEMKNGRVEDGKRVLRAKIDMSSPNINMRDPIIYRVAHMSHHNTGDKWCIYPMYDFAHPIEDAVEKITHSICTLEFEDHRPLYDWVVRECEFDPAPRQIEFAKLYLTNVVTGKRYIKKLVQDGIVDGWDDPRLVSIAALRRRGFTPESIKMFVDMCGVSKSQSSVDYAMLEYCIREDLKMKRPRMMAVLDPIKLVIDNYPEDQVEYLDVANNLENEDLGTRKVPFERELFIERDDFMIEPPKKYFRLFPGNEVRLMHAYFVKCVGYETDEQGNVTVVHVTYDPETKAGTGFTGRKVKGTIHWVPASHAQKAEVRLYENLVDEEKGVYNKEDGSLNLNPNSLEIRRNCYVEPSFDGCGAYDSFQFVRNGYFCIDAKDSAPDTLVFNRIVSLKSSFKLPK from the coding sequence ATGGGAGAAGAAGTGGTTTCTAAAAATTTTATTGAACAGGAAATAGATAAAGATCTGGCAGAAGGTGTTTATCAGAATGTTTGCACCCGGTTTCCGCCGGAACCAAACGGTTATCTTCATATTGGGCATGCAAAATCAATTCTTTTAAATTATGGACTTGCAAAAAAATATAATGGAACATTTCATTTAAGGTTTGATGACACAAATCCTACAAAAGAAGATATGGAATTTGTGGAATCCATCAAAAAAGATGTGGAATGGCTGGGGGCTGACTTTGGTGATCATCTGTACTATGCATCCGACTATTTTGACATTATGTATAAATGTGCAGTAAAACTGATCAAAAAAGGAAAAGCTTATGTCTGTGACTTAAGCCCCGAAGAAATCAGGGAGTACCGCGGAACGTTGACAGAACCGGGGAAAAACAGTCCTTACAGAGAGCGTTCTGCGGAAGAAAATTTAGCGCTTTTTGAAGAGATGAAAAACGGCCGGGTGGAAGATGGAAAAAGAGTTCTTCGTGCAAAAATTGATATGTCCTCACCTAATATCAATATGAGAGATCCTATTATTTACCGTGTGGCGCATATGTCCCATCACAATACAGGAGATAAATGGTGTATTTATCCGATGTATGATTTCGCTCACCCTATTGAGGATGCGGTGGAAAAGATTACCCACTCCATCTGTACACTGGAATTTGAAGATCACAGACCGCTGTATGACTGGGTGGTAAGAGAATGTGAGTTTGATCCGGCTCCGCGTCAGATCGAGTTTGCCAAGCTGTATCTGACAAATGTTGTGACAGGAAAACGTTACATTAAGAAGCTGGTGCAGGATGGTATTGTGGATGGATGGGATGACCCGCGCCTTGTTTCTATTGCGGCCCTTCGCCGTCGCGGATTTACACCGGAATCCATTAAAATGTTTGTGGATATGTGCGGTGTTTCCAAGAGCCAGAGCTCTGTGGATTACGCGATGCTGGAATACTGTATCCGGGAGGACTTGAAAATGAAGCGTCCGCGTATGATGGCGGTGCTGGATCCCATTAAACTGGTGATCGACAATTATCCGGAAGACCAGGTGGAATATCTGGATGTTGCCAACAACCTGGAAAATGAAGACCTGGGGACGCGAAAGGTTCCTTTTGAACGGGAGCTGTTCATCGAACGGGACGACTTTATGATCGAGCCGCCGAAGAAATATTTCCGTCTGTTTCCGGGAAATGAAGTGCGCCTGATGCATGCTTATTTTGTGAAATGTGTAGGATATGAAACAGATGAACAGGGAAATGTAACAGTAGTGCATGTGACATATGATCCGGAGACAAAGGCAGGGACAGGATTTACCGGACGGAAGGTAAAAGGAACGATCCACTGGGTGCCGGCCAGCCATGCACAGAAAGCAGAGGTTCGGCTGTACGAGAATCTGGTTGATGAAGAAAAGGGCGTCTATAATAAGGAAGATGGTTCTTTGAATCTGAATCCTAATTCTCTGGAAATTCGAAGGAACTGCTATGTGGAACCGAGCTTTGACGGATGTGGGGCGTATGACAGTTTCCAGTTTGTACGGAACGGATATTTCTGCATTGACGCCAAAGATTCCGCTCCGGATACACTGGTGTTTAACAGGATCGTTTCGCTGAAGAGTTCATTTAAATTACCGAAATAA
- the gdhA gene encoding NADP-specific glutamate dehydrogenase, with translation MSYVDEVIEKVVAKNPAEPEFHQAVKEVLESLRVVIEANEEKYRKEALLERLTEPERQFKFRVPWVDDKGQVQVNTGYRVQFNSAIGPYKGGLRLHPSVNLGIIKFLGFEQVFKNSLTGLPIGGGKGGSDFDPKGKSDREVMAFCQSFMTELCKYIGADTDVPAGDIGTGAREIGYLFGQYKRIRGLYEGVLTGKGLSYGGSLVRTEATGYGLLYLTEEMLKMNGKDIAGKTIAVSGSGNVAIYATEKAQQLGAKVVTMSDSTGWVYDAEGIDLAAVKEIKEVKRARLSEYKNYRPNAEYHEGKGVWSVKVDIALPCATQNELHLEDAKALVANGCFAVAEGANMPTTLEATEYLQANGVLFAPGKAANAGGVATSALEMSQNSERLSWTFEEVDSKLKNIMVNICHNMADAAKRYGAEGNYVVGANIAGFEKVVNAMEAQGIV, from the coding sequence ATGTCATATGTTGATGAGGTAATTGAAAAAGTAGTGGCTAAGAATCCGGCTGAACCGGAGTTCCATCAGGCAGTAAAAGAAGTGCTGGAATCTTTACGAGTTGTGATTGAAGCGAATGAAGAAAAGTACAGAAAAGAAGCGCTTCTGGAGAGACTGACTGAGCCGGAGAGACAGTTTAAATTCCGTGTGCCGTGGGTAGACGACAAGGGACAGGTTCAGGTAAATACAGGTTACCGTGTACAGTTTAACAGTGCAATCGGACCATACAAGGGAGGACTTCGTCTTCATCCGTCTGTAAACCTTGGTATTATTAAATTCCTGGGATTTGAACAGGTGTTCAAAAATTCCCTGACAGGTCTTCCGATCGGTGGAGGAAAAGGTGGATCTGACTTTGATCCGAAAGGGAAATCAGACAGAGAAGTTATGGCATTTTGCCAGAGCTTTATGACAGAGTTGTGTAAATATATCGGAGCAGATACAGACGTTCCGGCTGGTGATATCGGAACAGGAGCAAGAGAGATCGGCTATCTGTTCGGACAGTACAAACGTATCCGCGGACTGTATGAAGGTGTCCTGACAGGAAAAGGATTAAGCTACGGCGGATCTTTGGTAAGAACAGAGGCTACCGGATACGGACTCCTTTATCTGACAGAGGAAATGCTGAAAATGAACGGTAAAGACATTGCGGGAAAAACAATCGCAGTATCCGGTTCCGGAAATGTTGCAATCTATGCAACAGAGAAAGCACAGCAGCTTGGCGCTAAAGTTGTGACAATGAGCGATTCTACAGGCTGGGTATATGACGCAGAAGGCATTGATCTGGCAGCTGTAAAAGAAATCAAGGAAGTAAAACGTGCAAGACTTTCCGAGTATAAGAACTATCGTCCGAATGCAGAGTACCATGAAGGAAAAGGCGTTTGGAGTGTAAAAGTTGACATTGCACTGCCATGTGCAACACAGAATGAGCTTCATCTGGAAGACGCAAAGGCTCTTGTTGCAAATGGATGCTTTGCAGTAGCAGAGGGAGCAAACATGCCGACTACGCTGGAAGCAACAGAATATCTGCAGGCAAACGGCGTTCTTTTTGCTCCGGGAAAAGCTGCAAATGCAGGCGGTGTTGCTACATCTGCACTTGAGATGTCCCAGAACAGCGAACGGTTAAGCTGGACATTTGAGGAAGTAGACAGCAAGTTGAAGAATATTATGGTAAATATCTGCCACAATATGGCTGATGCTGCAAAGAGATACGGAGCAGAAGGAAACTATGTGGTAGGTGCAAATATTGCAGGATTTGAAAAAGTCGTAAATGCAATGGAAGCACAGGGAATCGTATAG
- the rlmB gene encoding 23S rRNA (guanosine(2251)-2'-O)-methyltransferase RlmB, whose translation MKEKNAESNLTVIEGRNAVLEAFRSGKTIDKLYVLDGCQDGPIRTIIREAKKTDAILNFVSKERLAQVSETGKHQGVVAYAAAYKYSEVEDMLALAESRKEPPFLILLDNIEDPHNLGAIIRTANLAGAHGVIIPKRRAVGLTATVARTSAGALHYTPVAKVTNLAKTMEELKQKGLWFVCADMGGTQMYDLDLKGPIGLVIGNEGEGVSRLVKEHCDFTASIPMKGDIDSLNASVAAGVLAYEIVRQRMSV comes from the coding sequence ATGAAAGAAAAAAATGCGGAGAGCAATCTTACAGTGATCGAGGGGAGAAATGCGGTGCTGGAGGCATTTCGCTCCGGCAAAACGATTGACAAGCTGTATGTGCTGGATGGATGTCAGGATGGTCCCATCCGTACGATCATAAGAGAAGCGAAAAAAACAGATGCGATCCTTAATTTTGTCAGCAAAGAGAGGCTTGCACAGGTTTCGGAGACGGGAAAGCACCAGGGCGTTGTGGCTTATGCGGCAGCATACAAATATTCAGAAGTAGAGGATATGCTGGCTTTGGCTGAAAGCCGGAAGGAACCTCCCTTTTTGATCCTTTTGGATAATATCGAAGACCCCCACAATCTGGGTGCGATCATCCGTACAGCGAACCTGGCAGGTGCGCACGGTGTTATCATACCGAAACGGCGTGCCGTGGGCCTGACGGCGACAGTAGCCCGGACATCTGCAGGGGCGCTTCATTATACCCCGGTAGCTAAGGTGACGAACCTTGCGAAAACAATGGAAGAGCTGAAGCAAAAAGGACTGTGGTTTGTCTGTGCCGATATGGGCGGAACACAGATGTATGATCTGGATTTGAAGGGGCCGATAGGGCTGGTGATTGGAAATGAAGGAGAAGGAGTCAGCCGCCTGGTGAAGGAACACTGTGATTTCACAGCAAGTATTCCCATGAAAGGAGACATCGATTCTTTAAATGCCTCAGTGGCGGCGGGAGTACTGGCTTATGAGATTGTGAGGCAGCGCATGAGTGTGTAA
- the epsC gene encoding serine O-acetyltransferase EpsC, which translates to MGLISYVKEEIQVIRERDPAIKSNWEVFLYPSFKVILSYRVAHRLYRKKHYFLARWVSQRAARKTGIEIHPGARIGKGLFIDHGTGVIIGETTIIGNNVTLYQGVTLGGTGKEKGKRHPTLKDNVMVSAGAKILGSFTIGENSKIGAGSVVLKEVPPNCTVVGVPGRVVRMGDQKIPRSDMDQVHLPDPISNDIRELQKDNIRLQKKVKELEKHMRCVRDNSIEIRPDEAGEDKEENHENL; encoded by the coding sequence ATGGGACTTATATCATACGTAAAAGAAGAAATACAGGTTATCAGGGAAAGAGATCCGGCAATAAAATCAAATTGGGAAGTCTTTTTATATCCCAGTTTTAAGGTAATATTGAGCTATCGGGTAGCACACCGCCTTTACCGGAAAAAGCATTATTTTCTGGCAAGATGGGTTTCCCAGAGGGCAGCCAGAAAGACCGGGATCGAGATCCATCCCGGCGCCAGGATAGGGAAAGGGCTGTTTATCGATCATGGTACAGGGGTCATTATCGGGGAGACAACTATCATCGGTAACAATGTGACTTTGTATCAGGGAGTAACCCTGGGAGGAACCGGAAAAGAGAAAGGGAAACGGCATCCTACATTGAAGGATAATGTAATGGTGAGCGCCGGTGCAAAGATTCTGGGATCTTTTACTATTGGAGAAAATTCTAAGATCGGTGCCGGATCAGTGGTCTTGAAGGAAGTGCCGCCCAACTGTACTGTAGTTGGAGTTCCGGGAAGAGTCGTGCGGATGGGAGATCAGAAGATTCCCCGTTCCGACATGGATCAGGTTCATTTGCCGGATCCTATCAGCAATGATATCAGGGAACTGCAAAAAGATAATATCCGCCTTCAGAAAAAGGTGAAGGAACTGGAGAAACACATGCGCTGCGTGCGTGATAATTCAATAGAAATCCGGCCGGATGAAGCCGGGGAAGACAAGGAGGAAAATCATGAAAATCTTTAA
- the ispF gene encoding 2-C-methyl-D-erythritol 2,4-cyclodiphosphate synthase translates to MRIGMGYDVHRLTEGRKLILGGVEIPYEKGLLGHSDADVLLHAVMDALLGAAALGDIGKHFPDTDDAYKGASSMKLLAKVGELIEQEVYVISNIDATIIAQKPKMAPYIEKMRENIAGVLRIDKSQVNVKATTEEGLGFTGTGEGISAQAVACLETIANYSYAVGEEGCAGCKGCPREV, encoded by the coding sequence ATGAGGATTGGAATGGGATATGATGTTCACAGGCTGACGGAAGGAAGAAAACTGATTCTTGGAGGCGTGGAGATTCCATACGAGAAGGGGCTTCTCGGACATTCGGATGCCGATGTGCTCCTTCATGCTGTGATGGATGCGCTTCTGGGAGCGGCGGCTCTTGGAGATATCGGAAAACATTTCCCGGATACGGATGATGCATATAAAGGAGCTTCCAGCATGAAACTTCTTGCAAAAGTTGGAGAATTGATAGAACAAGAAGTGTACGTTATCAGTAATATCGATGCGACAATTATCGCCCAAAAGCCGAAAATGGCTCCTTATATAGAGAAAATGCGGGAAAATATTGCCGGAGTTCTCCGTATAGATAAAAGTCAGGTGAATGTTAAGGCGACAACAGAAGAAGGCCTTGGTTTCACAGGAACAGGAGAGGGAATCTCTGCACAGGCTGTTGCCTGCCTGGAAACGATTGCAAATTACAGCTATGCAGTTGGTGAAGAAGGGTGTGCCGGGTGTAAGGGATGCCCGCGAGAGGTTTAA
- the cysS gene encoding cysteine--tRNA ligase, protein MKIFNTMTRRKEEFVPVEEGKVKMYVCGPTVYNFIHIGNARPMIVFDTVRRYFEYKGYDVNYVSNFTDVDDKIINKAIEEHVSADEISKRYIEECKKDMEGMNIKPATKNPLATEEICGMVEMIRQLIDKGYAYEKNGTVYFRTRKFEEYGKLSHKNLDDLRSGNRTLLVSGEDEKEDPLDFVLWKPKKEGEPAWESPWSDGRPGWHIECSVMSKKYLGEEIDIHAGGEDLIFPHHENEIAQSEAANGKTFAKYWMHNAFLNIDNHKMSKSLGNFRTVREISEQYDLQILRFFMLSAHYRSPLNFSAELMEASRNGLERIVNAAENLKFLSGNAKTEDMTEKEKTDLEKTEDFVKAFEAAMDDDFNTADAIASIFDLVKYCNTTADGNSSREYTEKLLSVLQKLTDVMGLIVNKKEEILDEDIEALIEERQAARKAKDFARADQIRDELAGKGIILEDTREGVKWKRA, encoded by the coding sequence ATGAAAATCTTTAATACAATGACAAGGAGAAAGGAAGAATTTGTTCCGGTGGAGGAAGGAAAGGTAAAAATGTACGTGTGCGGACCTACAGTGTACAATTTTATCCACATTGGAAATGCAAGGCCCATGATCGTGTTTGACACAGTAAGAAGATATTTTGAGTACAAGGGCTATGATGTGAATTATGTATCCAATTTCACAGATGTAGATGACAAGATTATCAACAAGGCAATTGAGGAGCATGTTTCCGCAGATGAGATTTCCAAGCGTTACATCGAAGAGTGCAAAAAGGATATGGAAGGGATGAACATTAAACCTGCCACCAAAAATCCTCTCGCCACAGAGGAAATCTGCGGGATGGTGGAGATGATCCGGCAGCTTATTGACAAAGGATATGCCTATGAAAAGAATGGTACAGTATATTTCCGTACAAGAAAATTTGAAGAGTATGGAAAGCTGTCTCATAAAAATCTGGATGATTTAAGATCCGGTAACCGGACCCTTTTGGTAAGCGGGGAGGATGAAAAGGAAGATCCTTTAGATTTCGTATTGTGGAAGCCGAAAAAAGAGGGAGAACCGGCCTGGGAGTCGCCGTGGAGCGACGGACGTCCGGGATGGCATATTGAGTGCTCTGTTATGTCCAAAAAATATCTGGGGGAGGAAATAGACATTCATGCAGGAGGAGAAGATTTGATCTTTCCTCACCACGAAAATGAGATTGCCCAGAGTGAGGCGGCAAACGGAAAAACATTTGCAAAATATTGGATGCACAATGCGTTTTTAAATATTGACAACCACAAGATGAGCAAATCTCTGGGAAATTTCCGTACGGTTCGGGAAATCAGCGAGCAGTATGATCTTCAGATCCTTCGTTTCTTTATGCTGAGTGCACATTACAGAAGTCCGCTGAATTTCAGCGCAGAGCTGATGGAAGCTTCCAGAAACGGTCTGGAGCGAATTGTAAATGCAGCGGAAAATCTGAAATTCCTGTCCGGAAATGCCAAGACAGAAGATATGACTGAAAAAGAGAAGACAGATCTGGAAAAGACAGAAGATTTTGTGAAAGCCTTTGAAGCTGCTATGGATGATGATTTCAATACAGCAGACGCAATTGCATCTATTTTTGATCTGGTAAAATACTGCAATACGACAGCAGATGGAAACAGTTCCAGAGAATATACAGAGAAGCTGTTATCCGTTCTTCAGAAACTGACAGATGTGATGGGACTGATCGTTAATAAGAAAGAAGAAATTCTGGATGAAGATATTGAGGCATTGATCGAAGAGCGTCAGGCAGCGCGAAAAGCAAAGGATTTTGCAAGAGCTGATCAGATTCGTGATGAATTGGCCGGGAAAGGAATTATTCTGGAAGATACCAGGGAAGGGGTAAAATGGAAAAGAGCTTAG